One Strigops habroptila isolate Jane unplaced genomic scaffold, bStrHab1.2.pri NW_022045640.1_ctg1, whole genome shotgun sequence DNA segment encodes these proteins:
- the CCDC130 gene encoding coiled-coil domain-containing protein 130, with protein sequence MGERKGTNKYYPPDFDPAKHGSLNKYHGSHPLRERARKLAQGILIIRFEMPFNIWCDGCKNHIGMGVRYNAEKKKVGTYYTTPIYRFRMKCHLCVNHIELQTDPAGCDYVIVSGARRKEERWDMAENQQVLPTEREARERLESDAMFRLEHGAADRECRERAAPGLAALQHFQSLWKDDFGINCRLRSRFREQKPPPREEPRPGLGIALLPEEPQDRRVAALLALQSPHSYEDKQRLKRTEISSRPWFPPATGDPPRKPAPVGGARTPPPTRSTLGIVRKGDPPSCSPPKHSAEPRGGGAEPGGAPQSIPTTSLVADYSDSDSS encoded by the exons ATG GGTGAGCGCAAGGGCACCAACAAGTACTATCCCCCCGACTTCGACCCGGCCAAG cacgGGTCCCTCAACAAGTACCATGGGAGCCACCCGCTGCGGGAGCGCGCCCGGAAGCTGGCGCAGGGCATCCTCATCATCAG GTTCGAGATGCCCTTTAACATCTGGTGCGATGGCTGCAAGAACCACATCGGGATGG gtgTCCGCTACAACGCAGAGAAGAAGAAGGTTGGAACCTACTACACGACGCCCATCTACAG GTTCCGCATGAAGTGCCACCTGTGCGTGAACCACATCGAGCTGCAGACGGACCCCGCGGGATGCGACTACGTCATCGTCAGCGGCGCCCGGCGCAAGGAGGAGCGCTGGGACATGGCCGAGAACCAGCAGGTGCTGCCCACCG AGCGGGAGGCGCGGGAGCGCCTGGAGTCGGATGCCATGTTCCGGCTGGAGCACGGCGCCGCCGACCGGGAGTGCCGGGAGCGGGCCGCGCCGGGGCTGGCGGCGCTCCAGCACTTCCAGAGCCTCTGGAAGGACGACTTCGGGATCAACTGCCGCCTGCGGAGCCGCTTCCGG gaGCAGAAGCCGCCGCCGCGGGAGGAGCCTCGGCCGGGGCTCGGCATCGCGCTGCTGCCGGAGGAGCCGCAGGACCGGCGGGTGGCGGCGCTGCTGGCGCTGCAGAGCCCGCACT cctaCGAGGACAAGCAGAGGCTGAAGCGAACGGAGATCTCATCCCGGCCCTGGTTCCCCCCGGCCACCGGAGACCCACCGCGGAAACCGGCCCCGGTGGGGGGGGCGCGGACCCCCCCCCCTACCCGCAGCACTCTCGGCATCGTCCGCAAGGGTGACcccccctcctgcagccccccaaAGCACAGCGCTGAgccccggggtgggggggctgAGCCCGGGGGGGCCCCCCAGAGCATCCCCACAACGTCCCTTGTCGCCGACTATTCCGACTCCGACAGCTCCTGA
- the MRI1 gene encoding methylthioribose-1-phosphate isomerase codes for MPVPGLPVAGAAGAGDAGAGDGVAALEAFVEQRLRFLLTARPTAVNLHREAERLRERLREWSRSPGITAGGLRERIIEHIEGLLAKDRADNESIGAHGAQDILRRVPAGVPVTILTHCNTGSLATAGYGTALGIVRALHGQGRLRRVLCTETRPYNQGSRLTAFELLHDNIPATLIADSAAAAAMRDCGVDGESREGPWWWEPTAVAPNGDTANKIGTYQLAVAARHHRVPFYVAAPSSSCDPAVPSGTHIPIEERPGRELTHLQGALPGPPRCGIDVWNPAFDVTPHDLITGGVVTEWGVVPASDVRRALAERAAAGGQ; via the exons ATGCCGGTGCCGGGGCTGCCGGTTGCCGGGGCTGCCGGTGCCGGGGATGCCGGTGCCGGGGATGGGGTCGCGGCGTTGGAAGCCTTCGTGGAGCAGCGCCTTCGGTTCCTGCTCACGGCGCGACCCACCGCGGTCAACCTGCACCGTGAGGCCGAGCGGCTCCGGGAGCGCCTGCGGGAATGGAGCCGGAGCCCCGGGATCACCGCCGGCGGGCTGCGAGAGCG CATCATCGAGCACATCGAGGGGCTCTTGGCCAAGGACCGGGCGGACAACGAGAGCATCGGGGCTCACGGAGCCCAGGACATCCTGCGCCGCGTCCCCGCCGGCGTCCCCGTCACCATCCTCACCCACTGCAACACCGGCAGCCTGGCCACGGCCGGCTACGGCACCGCGCTCG GCATCGTGCGGGCGCTGCACGGGCAGGGCCGGCTGCGGCGGGTGCTGTGCACCGAGACCCGGCCCTACAACCAGGGCAGCCGCCTCACGGCCTTCGAGCTGCTCCACGACAACATCCCCGCCACCCTCATCGCCGacagcgccgccgccgccgccatgaGGGACTGCGGCGTCGATGGTGAGAGCCGGGAGGGA CCGTGGTGGTGGGAGCCGACCGCCGTGGCGCCCAACGGGGACACGGCCAACAAGATCGGGACGTACCAGCTGGCGGTGGCCGCGCGGCACCACCGCGTCCCCTTCTACGTGGCGGCGCCGAGCTCGTCCTGCGACCCCGCGGTGCCGAGCGGGACCCACATCCCCATCGAGGAGCGGCCGGGCCGGGAGCTCACCCACCTGCAGGGGGCTCTGCCTGGCCCCCCCCGGTGCG GTATCGACGTGTGGAACCCGGCGTTTGACGTCACGCCGCATGACCTCATCACGGGCGGCGTCGTCACCGAGTGGGGGGTGGTGCCCGCGAGCGACGTGCGCCGGGCGCTGGCGGAGCGCGCGGCCGCCGGGGGGCAGTAA
- the CUNH19orf57 gene encoding uncharacterized protein C19orf57 homolog has translation MVTRPRRRLRGEGGGGEWPLNSSVNGPLMAAVTAISAHRVLPPQAMGKRKKEPAAAAAGLHVPKAKQKPPGEEEAPSPGQAAAAGRSAEQRREQAGTRAPWPGGSAELDRGTEQEETAPGPPPAGSAAGGGDGPREEQREELQEPRDELRDEHRDELRDELQEPQGKPRDEPRDELKEPRDEHRDEAWDEPQDEHRDELPEPQGEPREEPRDEAWEEPQDEHRDELQEPRDEHQDEPRDELQEPRHEHRDEPQDELQEPQGKPRGEYWDEPRDELQEPRDEPQQEPRDEPRGELQEPRGEHPDELQKEPRDEPRDEPRDELQEPWGEHPDELQKEPRDEPRDEPRDELQEPQGKPRDEYPDELQKERRDELQEPREEPQDEPRDEVQEPRDEPRDEPRDELQEPRDEPRDELQEEPRDEPRDELQEPRDEPRDEPRDELKEPRDEPQEGSTLELPPQRQDTRHRSEEAPREDATPIICGLIRELSDLNRLAMGAHRGLEALRRPKPRRSRRPGPPNPGRRRLEPVERGSPGEPVYYRAGARTDNKPCART, from the exons ATGGTGACCCGGCCCCGGCGCCGGCTCCGGGGCGAGGGAGGCGGCGGCGAATGGCCCCTTAATAGCTCCGTTAATGGCCCCTTGATGGCCGCGGTGACGGCCATTAGCGCTCATCGCGTTCTCCCCCCTCAGGCCATGggcaagaggaagaaggagccGGCGGCAG CGGCCGCCGGACTCCACGTCCCCAAAGCGAAGCAGAAGCCGCCGGGAGAGGAGGAGGCTCCGTCCCCGGGACAAGCGGCGGCCGCGGGGAGGAG CGCGGAGCAGCGCCGGGAGCAGGCGGGGACGCGGGCGCCGTGGCCCGGGGGCAGCGCGGAGCTGGACCGCGGCACCGAGCAGGAGGAGACCGCGCCGGGACCGCCCCCCGCGGGCTCCGCTGCGGGTGGCGGGGACGGGCCCCGGGAGGAGCAGCgggaggagctgcaggagccgCGGGATGAGCTCCGGGATGAGCATCGGGATGAGCTGCGGGATGAGCTGCAGGAGCCTCAGGGTAAGCCTCGGGATGAGCCCCGGGATGAGCTGAAGGAGCCTCGGGATGAGCATCGGGATGAGGCTTGGGATGAGCCTCAGGATGAGCATCGGGATGAGCTGCCGGAGCCCCAGGGTGAGCCCCGGGAGGAGCCCCGGGATGAGGCTTGGGAGGAGCCACAGGATGAGCATCGGGATGAGCTGCAGGAGCCACGGGACGAGCATCAGGATGAGCCCCGGGATGAGCTGCAGGAGCCTCGGCATGAGCATCGGGATGAGCCCCAGGATGAGCTGCAGGAGCCCCAGGGTAAGCCCCGGGGTGAGTATTGGGATGAGCCCCGGGATGAGCTGCAGGAGCCTCGGGATGAGCCTCAGCAGGAGCCCCGGGATGAGCCCCGGGGTGAGCTGCAGGAGCCCCGGGGTGAGCATCCGGATGAGCTGCAGAAGGAGCCCCGGGATGAGCCCCGGGATGAGCCCCGGGATGAGCTGCAGGAGCCCTGGGGTGAGCATCCGGATGAGCTGCAGAAGGAGCCCCGGGATGAGCCCCGGGATGAGCCCCGGGATGAGCTGCAGGAGCCCCAGGGTAAGCCCCGGGATGAGTATCCGGATGAGCTGCAGAAGGAGCGCCGGGATGAGCTGCAGGAGCCCCGGGAGGAGCCTCAGGATGAGCCCCGGGATGAGGTGCAGGAGCCCCGGGATGAGCCTCGGGATGAGCCCCGGGATGAGCTGCAGGAGCCCCGGGATGAGCCCCGGgatgagctgcaggaggagcccCGGGATGAGCCTCGGGATGAGCTGCAGGAGCCCCGGGATGAGCCCCGGGATGAGCCCCGGGATGAGCTGAAGGAGCCCCGGGATGAGCCCCAGGAAGGGAGCACCCTGGAGCTGCCGCCACAGCGCCAG GACACCCGGCACCGCTCCGAAGAGGCCCCGAG GGAGGACGCGACCCCCATCATCTGCGGCCTCATCCGGGAGCTCTCGGACCTCAA CCGCTTGGCCATGGGCGCCCACCGGGGCCTGGAGGCGCTGAGGAGGCCGAAGCCGCGGCGGAGCCGGCGCCCGGGGCCACCGAACCCGGGCAGGAGGCGGCTGGAGCCGGTGGAACGGGGCAGCCCCGGGGAGCCCGTTTATTACCGGGCCGGGGCTCGGACGGACAATAAACCGTGTGCCAGAACGTAA
- the NANOS3 gene encoding nanos homolog 3 — protein MRAGGAVPNRGAGTAPQAANESERGGACSQWAEPQAKGRSRCPELTRGCQPPPRERRRRVRSTPKSPVFPPKPRSPPPPRRRFTPTAAALTAGAPLGAAPTCFSTCENARFPFQRVLTLKTASGAAAAPGDGIGAGGGGVRGGWDGGKRLRRRGGGRSRRFPAAAGDARRHVAALPGGMEPGRREFDMWRDYLGLAAVVAALRRGAEAPGAPGAPSGGCTFCKHNGEAKQVYSGHRLRDAAGRVLCPVLRSYVCPQCGATQERAHTRRFCPLTRRGYASVYSRPGRGPRRSDH, from the coding sequence ATGAGAGCCGGCGGGGCGGTCCCTAACAGGGGGGCGGGCACAGCGCCGCAGGCAGCCAATGAGAGCGAGCGGGGCGGCGCTTGCAGCCAATGGGCGGAGCCGCAAGCCAAGGGGCGGAGCCGCTGCCCTGAGCTGACCCGCGGCTGCCAACCCCCCCCCCGGGAACGGCGCCGTCGGGTCCGTTCAACGCCAAAATCCCCcgttttccccccaaaaccacgctcccccccacccccccggcGCCGTTTCACCCCAACCGCGGCCGCTTTAACCGCGGGGGCTCCGCTGGGGGCCGCCCCGACGTGCTTTAGCACGTGTGAAAACGCGCGTTTCCCGTTCCAACGCGTTTTAACCCTAAAAACAGCGTCTGGCGCCGCCGCGGCGCCGGGGGACGGGatcggggcggggggggggggggtccggggggggtGGGACGGGGGGAAGCGGCTCCGTCGCCGCGGCGGGGGCCGTTCCCGGCGGTTCCCGGCGGCTGCAGGCGACGCCCGGCGGCACGTGGCGGCGCTTCCCGGCGGGATGGAGCCGGGACGGCGGGAATTCGACATGTGGCGGGATTACCTGGGGCTGGCGGCCGTGGTGGCCGCGCTGCGGCGCGGGGCCGAGGCACCGGGAGCACCGGGAGCACCGAGCGGCGGCTGCACCTTCTGCAAGCACAACGGGGAAGCGAAGCAGGTCTACAGCGGGCACCGGCTGCGGGACGCGGCGGGCCGGGTGCTGTGCCCGGTGCTGCGGAGCTACGTGTGCCCGCAGTGCGGCGCCACCCAGGAGCGGGCGCACACCCGCCGCTTCTGCCCCCTCACCCGCCGCGGTTACGCCTCCGTTTACAGCCGGCCCGGCCGCGGGCCCCGCCGCAGCGACCACTGA